One genomic window of Pecten maximus chromosome 3, xPecMax1.1, whole genome shotgun sequence includes the following:
- the LOC117324638 gene encoding sodium- and chloride-dependent creatine transporter 1-like: MSAVSYNEDNSRMYAEKREMSKKEQWSRKLDYTLTILGCLVGFGNVWRFPYICMKNGGGAFLLPYVLILFLMVIPVYFLEATLGQFTGKAIRDVWNYCPLIKGMGFGIQVMLIPTVCYYVMLMTWVMNYMYHTFQNPLPWSTCGNEWNTPYCFSAMDNARPQLIANVSNWNASSRNITHHDLHNYSANYEGNTSSTSNITSSLTNLTYRETKGHSAEEEFWQYKILGISSGLEDVGSLKLNLVLSLILAWVIVYLCIIKGIKSSGKVVYVTATLPYILLFVLLVHNLTLPGSMDGVVFFIKPDFETLLNIQVWIQAAIQIFYSLGIGWGIHITLSRYNKFNNNCLRDTFMVAIASEVTSVFAGFVIFSAFGFMAHQAKVPLTEVVKSGPGLGFVAYPMALAQMPIPNLWAVLFFIAMLTLGVDGQFVLTEITFVYFEDCFPFLVKKQVLFRACLTMIGIVMSLPFCTQCVAVFADGDVDGDVVYAAIVAIGVDDNGDIVYAFVVVVNSGGVGTDVVC; the protein is encoded by the exons ATGTCAGCAGTTTCATACAACGAGGACAATTCCAGAATGTATGCAGAGAAGAGAGAAATGTCAAAGAAAGAACAATGGAGCCGCAAGTTGGATTATACACTAACAATCCTCGGCTGTCTAGTGGGCTTCGGCAACGTCTGGAGATTCCCTTACATATGTATGAAAAATGGCGGAG GTGCGTTCCTGCTACCCTATGTACTGATTTTATTCCTCATGGTCATCCCGGTGTATTTCCTGGAAGCGACACTCGGACAGTTCACCGGGAAAGCAATTAGAGATGTCTGGAATTATTGTCCACTCATCAAAG GAATGGGTTTCGGTATCCAGGTTATGCTGATACCTACCGTGTGTTATTACGTCATGCTGATGACGTGGGTGATGAACTACATGTACCACACATTCCAAAACCCACTACCCTGGAGTACGTGTGGAAACGAATGGAACACGCCTTACTGTTTTAGTGCCATGGACAATGCACGTCCACAGTTGATCGCAAATGTATCTAACTGGAATGCCAGTAGTCGTAACATCACACATCATGACCTGCATAACTATTCAGCTAATTACGAGGGAAATACCAGTAGCACGTCGAATATAACTTCAAGTCTGACGAATTTGACATACCGAGAAACAAAAGGCCATAGCGCTGAGGAGGAATTCTGGCA GTACAAGATACTTGGCATATCCTCAGGACTAGAAGACGTTGGCTCGCTCAAATTAAACCTGGTGTTGAGTCTAATCCTGGCCTGGGTCATCGTTTACCTGTGTATCATCAAAGGCATCAAGTCGTCAGGAAAA GTAGTGTATGTGACGGCCACACTTCCTTATATACTCCTATTCGTCCTGCTGGTCCACAATCTTACATTACCGGGATCCATGGATGGTGTTGTATTTTTCATAAAACCGGACTTCGAGACTCTTTTAAATATCCAG GTTTGGATACAAGCTGCCATACAGATCTTTTACTCCTTAGGAATTGGTTGGGGAATTCACATCACACTATCCAGATACAACAAATTCAATAACAACTGCCTCAG AGATACTTTTATGGTGGCAATCGCTTCGGAAGTAACTAGTGTGTTTGCTGGGTTTGTAATTTTTTCTGCATTTGGGTTCATGGCCCATCAGGCGAAAGTTCCTCTTACAGAAGTCGTCAAGTCGG GTCCCGGGTTAGGGTTTGTGGCCTATCCTATGGCTTTAGCACAGATGCCCATTCCCAACCTTTGGGCAGTATTGTTCTTCATCGCCATGCTGACACTAGGAGTGGACGGTCAA TTCGTCTTAACGGAGATCACATTTGTGTATTTCGAGGACTGTTTCCCATTCCTGGTTAAAAAACAAGTTCTCTTCAGAGCATGTCTAACGATGATCGGCATTGTTATGAGTTTACCATTTTGTACACAG TGTGTTGCTGTTTTTGCTGATGGTGATGTTGACGGTGATGTTGTTTATGCCGCTATTGTTGCTATTGGTGTTGATGATAATGGTGATATTGTTTAtgcttttgttgttgttgttaataGTGGTGGTGTTGGCACTGATGTTGTTTGctga